The stretch of DNA CTAAGTATCATTTAAAGTAGatgtaaatatttagtttttcTATATTGTAAGAAATATTGGTTAATCTTCTTATCTTTATAATTTAATTTgtcttttaaaaaataaaattaaaaaagaaaaagaagggcAAAATGAAGTTAACGTGAAAGATATAAAGTTTGTTATCAAACTTttaactcaaaaaataaaataaaaatctgattttatttttacttgctaACAACTATCCCATAATCCCCATATAATTCCCAACCAAAAACCTACGATTGCCTCCTCCCGAGCTCCATTTTCCCAAATTCTCTCAATATTTCCTATATATCTCTTCCTAACTCCTTAATCCCTATCCCCTAACTTTCCCCCATCATCTCACGTCTCTCACCCCTACTTCCCACTTTTCCATTTTCTCTCATCAGTTAGACATCACACACATATCTATATATAATACACACTTCAAAAATAAAAGGGgggagaagaaaaaaataaaaaaaaggcaGTAACCAAGGCAAGATTCAAAAGACCAATCTAGTTGAGTTTTGAAGTTCCGTTTGTTGTTCGGAGTTCGTATAGTACGTTTTCTGCAGATATTCACAAGGAATTAAAGGTTCGTTTATGTTCTTTAAGTCCTACTTTGATATTTTTAAGTAAAGTTTGAATAGTATGTTAAAGATGGATTAGTTTTATGTTGGTTTTCTAAGTTCTACTTGAATTGTCAATCCCTTGATATCGTGTCTTTTGTCGAGACTTTGGATACTGTATTTTggatatataattattttatctcagtaAGTTCACTTAAATTGACGGCACCTTTTATCaccatattttattatatttttatttgtttgtgaCTTTTTCTTTAAGAGATCATCAATTGACTAAGAATTAAGGATGTCGTTTCAGTTTTCATGAAACTGAGAcattgaataatttatttttagttaATTGTCTAGTCTTAGGAATATGTTAATAGTTATGAAGATTTTCACTATTGGAAAGAAGCAGAAGAAATATGTTCTAGTCTTCGTGTGAGTCAGATTtagttttgttttaaaaaaaaaaaacttttctcTCAAGTGGAAAATGATATTCAATCACGATTAAGTTCAAATCTGATAAGAATTCCGTTACTAACTAAATTTTGTTTTGAAAGTTTAAATCATGTTTCTAGTCATAGGAATTCATTTATGTTTTAAAAGAAGTTGTCATATTCTTTCTATGTGAATCCagtagcatatatatatatatatatatatatatatatatatatatatatatatatatatatatatatatgtcttggGTCGTAGTGATCTTCTAAAGAATGGTCATTCATTGAAAGGTAAATCAATTTTACGTTAATAGTTCATATTCATTTAGGGGTGCAAATAAATTTGTTGAGTACAGTTCTTTTCTCATAGGGTGCTGgttcattttaattttattttatttattaattttttttgtgCTTGTATTATGCCttttttttgataatttttataactGTTTAGAGTGGGGCTAGATGAGGGTAGTATGGTTCAAATTGGGGAGGGCCCTAGTCGTGCAAGTGTTCAGCTGATTGGTCTAGATACCCCGCTTagcaactgggaagcaactcctcttcccatcaggaaggagtcttggtagcctgttttgttgttttttctgtatttggattattttaagggttgtaatccagatattttagtttaattgctttgctgtgatgttaacccttctatcctttcaaattcaatgaaatgaagttccattttcgtagtaaaattctatctttttatttccctaatttttgttaatttcttatcattttcagtttcGATAATGCTGGCTTTAAAAATATGACATGCACGCGGAATTCATGAccagatcttaaaaagctgtctaatctcaaaataatgaatcaagaagttgagtatgacgaagatgaggcttttagggaaataaaaagggaattggatcaatttgagaataagcctaagcctaacttaaatgaaactaaggcaattaacctgggaagtcctgaagaaaccagagaaaccaaaataagcattcatactgaacaaaagatgagagatgccataattcaagttttgttcgagtacagagatgtatttgcttggtcgtatgatgacatgccgggtttgagtgcCGATTTAGTGGTCCATAAGCTTCCTACATAtcctaattttccaccaatccagcaaaaacaaaggaaagacagacatgagtgataagattaaagaagaaatcacgaagCAACTAAGTAAAAATATGATCAGGGTCGTCCGATACACTACATGGTTAGAAAATGTTATGCCAGTGCCAAAGAAGAATagttcctttggttgtgttctgggtcaACATGATGCCACATGCAAAagagaacaagcaatatattatttgagcaaaaagttcactacttatgaggccaaatacactattttggaaaggacatgttgcgccttaacctgggtcgcccagaagcttaggcattatcttttggcctatacaacttacctcatatcctgaatggatcccctgaagtacatctttcagaagtCGATGCCAACTGGCAAATTGGTAAAATGGAAAATCTTGCTCacagagtttgatattgtttatgtcactcgcattgccatgaaggcacaagctttggctgatcatctggcagaaaacccggttgatgatgagtATGAGTCTTTGAACATATATTTCCCAGATGCagaggttaatttagttgaagaagtagtccaagatgacagtcaaatttggaaactatactttAATGGGGCTGTCAACATCAAAGGCGTAGGGATTTGGACAATTCTGGTATCACCTACTGGGCAACATTACCCTGCCACAGTGCAACATCGTTGTTTCTGTACAAACAACACagcagaatatgaagcttgcatcatgggtctgaacatggcaataaacctaaatgtgcatgaattgttggtgatgggagattcagattcacttattcggcaggctcaaggtgattgggagactcgagacatcaagctcattCTATATAGACTGTGTGGAGGATCTTAGcaaaaggttcaagtccatcgaattcaggtacattcccaggtttcacaatgaattagctgatgccttggccaccctggcctcaatgcttccatatccgggtaatactcacattgacccattagaaattcaaattcgggatcaacatggttattgcaatacaattaaagcagaaccagatggtgaaccatggtatcgtgATATTAAACAGTTTCTAAAAACAAGAGAATATCTGGAGCATGCTAATAGGGATCAAAAGAGAATTATTAGGCGactctctaatggtttctttttgagtggggaaatcctatacaaaagaactccGGATTTGAATGTGTTgagatgtgtggatgccaaagaagctgaaatGATTATGAATGAGGTGCATTTGGGAGTTTGTGGCCCGCAtatgaatggatatgttctagcaaagaaaatccttcgggcaTGATATTATTGTCTTACTATGGAACGAGATTTCTttcgttttgttcgcaagtgccacCAATGTCAAATTCACAGTGATTTGATTCACTCGCCTCCTTCAGAGTTGTATCCTATGTCGGCTCCTTGGCCTTTTGtttcttggggaatggacgtcattggcccaatcgagccaaaagcttTAAATGGGCACATATTCATCTTGGTTgtaattgattacttcaccaaatgggtagaagctattacattgaaagAAGTTACCAAGAAAGTGgtagtagactttgttcactccaacatCATCTGTTGTTTCTGTATTCCAAAAATCATTatcacagataatgctgctaatttgaatagtcatctgatgaaggaggtatgtgaacaatttaaaattgagcatcACAATTTTACTCTTTACAGGCCCAAAGCTAATGGAGCTGTTGAAGCtgcgaataagaacatcaagaagattcttaggaaaatggtccaagggtctagacaatggcacgagaaactgccttttgctcttttgggatatcGGATAACTGTCCGTACATCAGTTGGCGCAATGCcatacttattggtttatggaactgaagcggtcatacctgctgaaattgagattccatctctccgaatcattgttgaagcagggATTGAGGACACTGAATGGGTGAAATCCCGATTGGAATatttgagtttgattgatgaaaagcgtttgacggcagtttgttttggtcagttataccaacaaagaatggcacgcgcttacaataagaaagtTCACCCAAGACAATTcgaggtaggacaacttgttttgaaacaTATCTTTCCGCATcaggaagaagcaaaaggaaagttcgccccgaattggcaaggtccttacctcaTCAAGAAAGTATTATCAAAAAGAGCTCTACACTTGGCagatatagaaggaaaggtggttgatatatccgtcaacgcagatgcggtcaagagatactatgtctgATATGGCTCTGTTGGGTTAGCCCTTTGAagccttgtttatatttctttgttttcccctcttttggaaccaatgtacttaaatcatcaaaacaagttcatgttaattgaactacgtctgacctgatttcgaaaggatacgtaggcagcctcactctggggttcgatcacaccaaaacaaaaatccatatttcCCTAGTATTCAAAGAAACTGGggcatgattttattttattttcgatggttggtccatcaaaatggttccaaaagttgtaattcagttgaatagttctttttacctttccctgctaagaccttctgatcaactttcgagAATGCTAAGTCAGTATACTACGGGTGATGCCTCAGCCATTGTTTCAAAGTGAAGTTTACAATAGATTTCGA from Nicotiana tomentosiformis chromosome 11, ASM39032v3, whole genome shotgun sequence encodes:
- the LOC138901660 gene encoding uncharacterized protein; the protein is MDPLKYIFQKSMPTGKLVKWKILLTEFDIVYVTRIAMKAQALADHLAENPVDDEYESLNIYFPDAEVNLVEEVVQDDSQIWKLYFNGAVNIKGVGIWTILVSPTGQHYPATVQHRCFCTNNTAEYEACIMGLNMAINLNVHELLVMGDSDSLIRQAQGDWETRDIKLILYRLCGGS